A single Chanos chanos chromosome 8, fChaCha1.1, whole genome shotgun sequence DNA region contains:
- the rbm22 gene encoding pre-mRNA-splicing factor RBM22 codes for MATSLGANTYNRQNWEDADFPILCQTCLGENPYIRMTKEKYGKECKICARPFTVFRWCPGVRMRFKKTEVCQTCSKMKNVCQTCLLDLEYGLPIQVRDTGLAIKDDMPKSDVNKEYYTQNMEREIANSDGTRPVGLLGKAPSSSDMLLKLARTTPYYKRNRPHICSFWVKGECKRGEECPYRHEKPTDPDDPLADQNIKDRYYGINDPVADKLLKRASTMPRLDPPEDKTITTLYVGGLGDTITDSELRNHFYQFGEIRTITIVQRQQCAFIQFATRQAAEMAAEKSFNKLIINGRRLNVKWGRSQAARGKEREKEGVTESGMRLEPVPGLPGALPPPPVSDEEAPANYFNLGPNSAPAVMNIGLPPPPGVAMPSPPGFGPPMFHSMDPMAPPMPPPMGMRPPGQVHYPSQDPQRMGAHASRHGGP; via the exons ATGGCGACGTCTTTAGGAGCTAACACTTACAACAGACAAAATTGGGAGGATGCG GATTTTCCCATTCTCTGTCAAACTTGTTTGGGTGAGAATCCCTACATCCGTATG ACCAAAGAGAAATATGGCAAAGAATGCAAG ATCTGTGCTCGTCCTTTCACCGTGTTCCGCTGGTGCCCAGGGGTCAGGATGCGCTTCAAGAAGACTGAGGTGTGTCAGACGTGTAGCAAGATGAAGAACGTGTGTCAAACCTGCCTGTTGGATCTGGAATACG GTTTACCTATTCAGGTCAGAGACACAGGACTTGCCATTAAAGATGACATGCCAAAATCAGACGTCAATAAAGAGTATTACACCCAGAACatggagagagag ATTGCTAACTCTGATGGCACACGGCCTGTGGGGCTCCTGGGGAAGGCCCCAAGCTCCAGTGATATGCTGCTGAAATTGGCACGTACCACACCTTACTACAAGAGAAACAGACCCCATATCTGCTCCTTCTGGGTCAAAGGAGAAtgcaagagaggagaggagtgtcCTTACAG ACATGAAAAGCCCACCGACCCAGACGACCCGCTGGCTGACCAGAACATCAAGGATCGTTATTATGGTATAAATGACCCAGTGGCCGACAAACTTCTGAAACGTGCCTCCACCATGCCCAGACTGGACCCACCTGAGGACAAGACCATTACCACGCTTTACGTAGGAGGACTGGGAGATACCATCACAGACTCAGAGCTCAG GAACCACTTTTACCAGTTTGGGGAGATCCGCACCATCACCATAGTGCAGCGGCAGCAGTGTGCCTTCATCCAGTTTGCCACCCGTCAGGCGGCAGAGATGGCTGCTGAAAAGTCCTTCAACAAACTTATCATCAACGGCAGACGGCTCAATGTCAAATGGGGCAG GTCCCAGGCGGCCCGAGGAAAGGAAcgagagaaggagggagtgaCCGAGTCTGGAATGAGGCTGGAGCCAGTACCAGGCCTTCCTGGAG CTCTTCCCCCACCTCCTGTGTCGGATGAGGAGGCACCAGCCAATTATTTCAACCTGGGACCAAACAGTGCTCCTGCAGTCATGAACATTGGGCTTCCACCTCCTCCCGGTGTAGCTATGCCTTCTCCTCCTG GTTTTGGCCCCCCTATGTTTCACTCAATGGATCCCATGGCTCCCCCCATGCCACCCCCCATGGGCATGAGACCCCCCGGCCAGGTCCACTACCCTTCCCAGGATCCCCAGCGCATGGGTGCCCATGCAAGTCGCCACGGAGGGCCCTAG